One genomic region from Campylobacter sp. RM16189 encodes:
- a CDS encoding prephenate dehydrogenase, producing the protein MKIGIIGLGLIGGSLGLSLKNEKLISCVSGLDLNKEHEQKALELGLVHEILTLDEMKKKCDMIFLAIPVEAIIKIVKDLEDIDENTTIIDLGSTKEKIIEAVPEKIRQNFIPAHPMAGTEYSGPQAAFPGLFKDAVVIICDFKESSEKHVKRCVELFSHIGMKIVFMSAKEHDHRTSVISHLPHVISFSLASSVLKKENKKDIIALGGTSFKDMIRIAKSSPVMWSDIFKQNKDNLINAIDMFKKELEDCEILVKNEKWEELKNWMSEARKIREIL; encoded by the coding sequence ATGAAAATAGGCATCATCGGATTAGGGCTAATCGGTGGCTCTTTAGGACTTAGCTTAAAAAATGAAAAATTAATCTCTTGCGTAAGCGGACTTGATTTAAATAAAGAGCATGAACAAAAAGCACTGGAGCTTGGCTTGGTACATGAAATTTTAACCCTTGACGAGATGAAAAAAAAGTGCGATATGATATTTCTAGCTATTCCTGTTGAAGCGATAATAAAAATAGTAAAAGACCTTGAAGACATAGATGAAAATACTACAATAATTGATCTTGGAAGCACAAAAGAGAAGATTATAGAGGCAGTTCCTGAAAAAATAAGACAAAATTTTATCCCAGCTCACCCTATGGCAGGTACGGAATACTCAGGCCCACAAGCAGCTTTTCCTGGTTTATTTAAAGATGCCGTTGTAATAATTTGTGACTTTAAAGAAAGTAGCGAAAAACATGTAAAACGCTGTGTAGAGCTATTTTCTCATATTGGCATGAAAATTGTGTTTATGAGCGCAAAAGAACACGATCATCGCACAAGTGTAATATCTCATCTACCTCACGTCATCAGTTTTTCACTTGCATCAAGCGTATTAAAAAAAGAAAATAAAAAAGACATTATCGCACTTGGTGGAACAAGCTTTAAGGATATGATAAGAATAGCAAAAAGCTCACCAGTAATGTGGAGCGATATTTTTAAACAAAACAAAGACAACCTAATAAACGCAATAGATATGTTTAAAAAAGAGCTAGAAGATTGCGAAATTTTAGTTAAAAACGAAAAATGGGAAGAGCTTAAAAACTGGATGAGTGAGGCAAGAAAGATACGCGAAATTTTATAA
- a CDS encoding M23 family metallopeptidase gives MRKNRSNFIAYSVLFILIIAGIFMLFSSKSFEKEKPLISIEDQIYWNLTSPLPIKITDESGIKSLKISMLDAEHQMILTNQNFEAPLDILDINLSFPKTGFQSQKKNYTMSIEAIDASKWGFFMGNKQTKNVEVIVDGKRPEVNILNHSYAINKGGSATVVFKVTDERLKELYIQTNFGKKFIPSKFYKDDYYASLVAWPATQSSFSADVVAIDYAGNITKSKIRFFYQNRTYKSSKIKLDNQNRFLNEKIPELAAQYAQNHESMSNLEKMKFVNENLRGANEKLISDITSKISTDTISEFSLKKFYPLKNAKAVASFGDHRYYTFDGQDISESWHMGLDLASTKNASIITSNNGTVDFAGENGIYGQTIIINHDFGIFSLYGHCNSIAVKTGDRIGAGDRIGATGVSGLAMGDHLHFGMIVQGIEVRPEEWMDTSWMRDNVLNVLNAAKKMIDGK, from the coding sequence ATGAGAAAAAATAGATCAAATTTTATAGCTTATAGTGTGCTTTTTATTTTAATAATTGCTGGAATTTTTATGCTGTTTAGCTCAAAATCGTTTGAAAAAGAAAAACCACTGATATCGATAGAGGATCAAATTTATTGGAACCTTACATCACCCTTACCTATAAAAATAACCGATGAAAGTGGCATAAAATCTTTAAAAATAAGCATGCTTGATGCAGAGCATCAGATGATTTTAACTAACCAAAATTTTGAAGCCCCCTTGGATATTTTAGATATAAATTTATCATTTCCAAAGACCGGATTTCAGTCTCAAAAAAAGAATTATACCATGAGCATTGAAGCGATTGATGCGAGCAAATGGGGCTTTTTTATGGGAAACAAGCAGACAAAAAATGTTGAAGTCATAGTCGATGGCAAAAGACCTGAAGTAAACATCCTAAATCACTCCTACGCAATCAATAAAGGCGGAAGTGCAACGGTCGTATTTAAGGTAACGGACGAGAGATTAAAAGAGCTATATATACAGACAAATTTCGGCAAGAAATTTATACCTTCTAAATTTTATAAAGATGATTACTATGCCTCTTTAGTAGCTTGGCCCGCGACACAAAGCTCGTTTAGCGCAGATGTGGTCGCGATAGATTATGCGGGAAATATCACAAAGAGCAAAATAAGATTTTTTTATCAAAACAGAACTTATAAAAGCTCAAAAATAAAACTTGATAACCAAAATAGATTTTTAAACGAGAAGATACCCGAGCTAGCTGCACAATACGCACAAAATCACGAGTCAATGTCAAATCTAGAAAAAATGAAATTCGTAAACGAAAATTTACGCGGAGCCAACGAGAAACTAATCTCTGACATCACATCAAAAATATCTACAGATACTATAAGCGAATTTAGTCTAAAAAAATTCTATCCTCTTAAAAACGCAAAGGCTGTTGCGAGTTTTGGTGATCACAGATATTATACTTTTGATGGACAAGACATTAGTGAGTCTTGGCATATGGGGCTAGATCTTGCCTCTACTAAAAACGCAAGTATTATAACAAGCAACAACGGCACAGTGGATTTTGCCGGAGAGAATGGAATTTACGGGCAAACCATCATTATTAATCATGACTTTGGAATATTTTCACTATATGGACACTGTAACTCGATAGCGGTAAAAACAGGAGATCGGATAGGGGCGGGAGATCGGATAGGGGCTACCGGAGTAAGCGGGCTTGCCATGGGAGATCACTTGCACTTTGGAATGATAGTTCAAGGCATCGAGGTAAGACCTGAAGAGTGGATGGATACAAGCTGGATGAGAGATAATGTCTTAAATGTTTTAAATGCCGCAAAAAAGATGATTGATGGTAAATAA
- the bamA gene encoding outer membrane protein assembly factor BamA — protein MKKSVFLILAAACLGSAVEIKSINFKGLLRLSPEVAKDIMGLKVGDQLTGENSDTAISNLFRQNYFDDIYIEESDGNVLVVVKEKPSIARLDIKGVVTNDKTTIDQLIGIKQGNMYDELAISRAKERIRQFYESKGYFDTVVDVTKESVAGNDSSLFVTLNVNRGENIIIQKVNLVGAKIFDYSDIEPVVANKEREFMGWMWGRNDGKVKLFELPNDPGRIQDKYFQKGYLDATVSTPYLNAYMDNYTAELTYYISEGEPYRVSSVDIEAPEFLELDKEKILKEFKLEAGDRMNSARLRRDMQKLDDIVADRGYAFVKVMPRTDKNSQDKSVSIVYEVAPGDKAYIRNVQISGNDRTVDRVVRRELYLTEGNLYSRTDLEDSKTALKRTGYFEDVEIKEERVGANEVDLLVNVKEASTGSISGGIGYGSSDGLLLNASVSDTNVFGSGMKGVLSVDRSDNELSGQIGLTNPRIFDSEYSLGGTLYANDYDWNNYDERSYGFNTVLGRKLTRNLSASIGYVIEQSNIKKLNETLIRTGYKEGKSLKSAFIPSITYNNTDDYYLPRTGIIATTSLEYAGVGGDEKFIKSRTGFNWYLGLREWIDYDLILRYKANFAKIWDRGYVPINEKLYLGGIKNLRGYDSRTVSPKNQYGDETGGTISFNNSFELSFPIIDRVKMRGVLFFDYGKIGQNSINENTRYSTGAGIEWITPIGPLQLIFAKPLNDKPGDETSSFEFTIGQRF, from the coding sequence ATGAAAAAAAGCGTTTTTTTAATACTTGCCGCGGCATGTTTAGGCAGTGCTGTAGAGATAAAGTCTATAAATTTCAAAGGTCTTTTACGCCTATCTCCCGAGGTTGCAAAAGATATTATGGGGCTAAAAGTAGGAGATCAATTAACTGGTGAAAATAGCGATACTGCAATTTCAAATTTGTTTAGACAAAATTATTTTGATGATATCTACATCGAGGAAAGTGATGGTAATGTCTTAGTCGTCGTAAAAGAAAAACCGAGTATAGCAAGACTTGATATAAAAGGCGTTGTAACAAACGATAAGACTACGATAGATCAACTAATTGGCATCAAACAAGGAAATATGTATGATGAACTCGCTATCAGTAGAGCAAAAGAGCGAATTAGACAGTTTTATGAGTCAAAGGGCTATTTTGATACCGTTGTGGATGTAACCAAAGAGAGTGTAGCCGGCAATGACAGTAGTTTATTTGTAACCTTGAATGTAAATCGTGGTGAAAATATCATAATTCAAAAGGTAAATTTAGTAGGCGCTAAGATTTTTGATTATAGCGATATAGAGCCTGTTGTGGCTAATAAAGAACGTGAATTTATGGGTTGGATGTGGGGTAGAAATGACGGAAAAGTAAAACTTTTTGAGCTACCAAACGATCCGGGACGAATCCAAGATAAATACTTTCAAAAGGGCTATCTTGACGCTACGGTTTCTACGCCATATCTAAATGCCTATATGGATAACTATACTGCAGAGCTTACTTACTATATCAGTGAGGGTGAGCCTTACAGAGTATCTAGTGTTGATATAGAAGCACCTGAGTTTTTAGAGCTTGATAAGGAAAAAATTTTAAAAGAATTTAAACTAGAAGCGGGCGATAGGATGAATTCGGCGAGGCTTAGACGAGATATGCAAAAGCTTGACGATATAGTTGCCGATAGAGGATACGCTTTTGTAAAAGTTATGCCAAGAACGGATAAGAATAGCCAAGATAAGAGCGTGAGCATAGTTTACGAGGTAGCTCCTGGAGATAAGGCGTATATCAGAAACGTTCAAATTTCAGGAAACGATAGAACCGTAGATAGGGTCGTAAGAAGAGAGCTTTATTTAACAGAAGGAAATTTATACAGCAGAACTGATCTTGAAGATAGTAAAACAGCGCTTAAAAGAACCGGATACTTTGAAGATGTGGAGATAAAAGAAGAGAGGGTGGGAGCTAATGAGGTTGATCTTTTAGTAAATGTCAAAGAGGCCTCAACCGGATCAATAAGCGGTGGTATAGGATATGGAAGCTCTGATGGATTGCTACTTAATGCAAGTGTATCTGATACAAACGTATTTGGTAGCGGTATGAAAGGCGTATTGAGCGTAGACAGAAGCGATAATGAGCTTTCAGGGCAGATTGGTCTTACTAATCCTAGAATATTTGATTCTGAGTATAGCTTAGGAGGAACTCTATATGCCAACGATTACGATTGGAATAACTACGATGAGAGATCATATGGATTTAATACCGTTTTAGGAAGAAAATTAACTAGAAATTTAAGCGCTTCGATAGGGTATGTCATAGAGCAAAGCAATATTAAAAAGCTAAACGAGACTCTTATTAGGACAGGCTATAAAGAGGGTAAAAGTCTAAAAAGCGCCTTTATTCCGTCTATTACATATAATAATACAGATGATTATTATTTGCCAAGAACCGGCATAATAGCCACTACCAGCCTTGAATACGCAGGAGTTGGCGGAGATGAGAAATTTATAAAAAGCAGAACGGGATTTAACTGGTATCTTGGGCTTAGGGAGTGGATTGATTATGATTTAATCTTAAGATACAAGGCAAATTTTGCTAAAATTTGGGATAGAGGATATGTGCCTATTAACGAGAAGCTGTATTTAGGTGGTATTAAAAATTTAAGAGGATATGATTCAAGGACAGTCTCTCCTAAAAACCAATATGGAGATGAAACGGGAGGAACTATATCTTTTAATAACTCATTTGAGCTTAGTTTTCCTATAATAGATAGAGTAAAAATGCGTGGTGTGTTATTTTTTGACTACGGCAAGATAGGCCAAAACAGTATAAATGAGAATACAAGATACTCAACCGGCGCAGGTATAGAGTGGATCACGCCTATAGGACCGCTTCAACTGATTTTTGCCAAACCACTTAACGATAAGCCAGGAGATGAGACTAGCTCGTTTGAATTTACGATCGGACAGCGCTTCTAA